The genomic region ATCGGAGCAGACACATACGCTTCACTGTCGCCAATCTTCTGTCCCACTTTCACTGTGTCACCCGGCTTGACAGTGGGCGTACATGGGGCACCTATATGCTGGACCATCGGTATTACCACTTTCTCCGGGATGTCGAGAACAGAGGTCTCCGACTCGGCGGTATTTTTGCGATGTGGTGCAGATACACCGCCATGAAACACCCATTTTAATGGCATAGACTCACCTCGTTTCATTTTGACGTAAAAAATCTACAAGTTAATAATATCATACGGCCAGTAAATTGTGAATATGGATTATGTTTTTTGTATACAAGACAAAAGCGTCAAAAAACCTTGTATAATGCTGATTTCCTCTATTTTTCCATAGCGGAAAAATCAAGATCCAGACTTGCTATGACCAGAGGCACGTCATTTAATTCGGTGCCTTTTAAAATGCCGTCCAGAAATGGGAAGTTTATTGTGGATGAATTTCGTATTTTTATATTGGTAACAAGCTCTTCGTCAAGGCTGACATGAATAACCAGCTCGCCAAAAGCCTCGGGTTCGCGGACAAGTATTTCCCCATTGCTTTTCAGCCTTGGCCTGTCAGATGTCCTTATATCTCCCTCATGCATTATTTCCACTGTCTGATCAATAAGTGACAGGGACAATAATATGTCTTCAAATATAAGCATCGTGCGGGTAAAACTATTGCTTTCGCCGGCTGTTGGAATTTTATATGACAATACATGATAAGGGAGTCTGGACAGTTTACGTACATCCTCCCTTAAACCTGCCGCGCGTGCGGCACGTCCAGTCATTCTCGCGGCGGTATTTTTGTCTATTTTTCCGGTGGCTTTCATTCTTTCTGTAATGGACTGGGTATTGTTCCACCTGTCCCGCATAGCCGATAAAACGCCCACCATTTCCTGAAGAATTACATTAACCCGCACCAGCGTCTCGATTCCTGTGTCAATGCTCAGGCCTCCGGGAACAAGTATGCCTTTAAGCTGTGGATCATTGGTTATTAATAATGCCGCTTCATTATACAGACTGATTAATTTAAAAATTTCCGAGCTGTCCGATAAAAGTCCGAGGCATTTGGTAATATGGCTAAGGCTGTACAGATTGGCACGCAAAAAACTCATTTCGTTTAAAATAAGCCTGAGTAAATTTGCCTTGGGAGGAACCGCAATTTCGTTTATTGCTTCAACTGCGTGTAAAAAAGCCAGCCCTATCGAAAATCCGTTTACCGACGATATTCTTTCCAGCATGTCCAATACATTCGGAATTTTTTCACCAATGCATAATCTTTCTATCCCTCGGTAATTATACCCTGTTTCAATACAAACTTTATCTATCACGTCATCCTTAAGGGAAAATCTGAATAAAACAGGTTCCTGAAGCAAAGGGTGAAATGGCCCCCATTCAAAGGACAAACCGTCATTTTTTTCATGTTCTTTATTATGTGATACGAACATTACAGGATAAGTTCCGGCTATTTCCCTCTCCATTTGTGCCCCTTCGGGAAAAACTCCGGTTATTGACGGGAAAGTACCGTTTTCCGGTAAATCTGTTTCCACCGTTTCAATATACCCGTCCTTTTCAAGCATATATTGCAGTTTAACATACCCGTCATCACAGGCGCTTTTAATGAAAACCAGCCTGTACCCCATCAATTTATATCCAAACATCTTGCCCATAAATGCCCTTCCCTGTTTTTCATTCCAAGAACGTTTCATACTGCATTCCTGCCTTTTCCCCAATGATAATCAGCCTCACCGGCATTTTCCAGCGCACGTACAACCGCTTCGAGCATTTCGTTTGCCCCGGGAGTACATCCCCTTATCCACGAATTAACAGGCAACACTTCCTCTGCGGTATAAAGCCCGTTATTTTCCTTACGGAACAGTCCTCCTGAACATGTACATGCACCTACTGCTATAACGGCCTTTGGAGACGGGATCTTTTCATACACTTCAAGAATCTTTTTCCTTGACTTTTCGTTAATACAGCCGCAAATGAGCATGCAGTCGGCATGCTTGGGATTATCGGTAACGGTTATACCCCTGATTTCACCGTTTCCGCACAAAGCCATCGAAAACTGGAAGTTACAGTCTCTACAGCCACCGGCCTGTACAATAAAAACCGATATCGAACGTGTCCTGAATTTTTTAAACCATTTCACCTGTAAGCACTCCTTTTTTCTTATTAAACTTCTGAATCAAAAATAAAAAACGTATATAAAGTTTATAAGGGACATACCGGCAGCCCAACCCCAGGACAGCCTTGCGGCCTTTTTCCACTCCACCGTTGAAATAAACCTGTCCAGAAGCATAAAAGCAAGGTATAACACCGAAATGATTAAATAGGATACAGATTTTACAACCGGAAGGAAATATGAAAGTATTTTAATCCATACACCCATTTCAATCCACTGGGCCATCTGAATTACCGCCAGACTCCATCCGCTGTACGGCGAATAAAGGGCATCACCGAAAACAGACATTTCGGTACCCGACAGTCCGAAATCAAAATGCATCAGATTACCCTTCATAAGCAGAATTATAAACAACGAAACAAAAGTAAACGGAAGGTCTATAATAATACAGTTGCTTTCCGAAAGCCGGGATATTTCACTGAGTTTAAGAGTTCTACAAACTTTATAAATCGTCGCCGAAGAAACAATTGAAGCAAACAGCCAGATTATAAACCTTGAAAGTCCCCTTTTGGCCGATACCCTGCCCGAAAAGTCGTTACTGCTGAAAGCGCCCGTTATAACAAGCAAATCCATCATTGACAGCACCGAAACCACAAAAAGGAAATTATATCCGGAAACGGCCATATAAAGCGCAATTAATGAAAATAAACATGCTCCGGCCGAAAAAAATACGAAGGAAAATTGCTGCCGTCGTCCTTCTTTCCAAAAAACTTCAACAGCCTGTAGACAGGCTGAAGTGCGTAAGTTTTGCTCTGTCCTGGCATCAGCGAATTTATATAATTGTATGCAATATATATCACCGGAACTGACAGGATTATGGCAATGAACCACGCTATTTTAAGCATGACAGACTCACCCCCAGAGTAATGGCCGCCGTGGTAATATAACCTATTTTAATTATAAGGCGGAAATTTATGTTGAACGGGAGAATGTAATTAACGGGATGTTCATCGTTTGTGTCGGTTGTATTACCCGTATGTGTGAATATCGTAGAAATCCACAGAATTATATATGCCACGGTCAGAACAATTCCGGCAATAACCAGCAGCAGTGGTATCGGATTGTCTGAAAGAAATCTCACATGGGACGGAATGTTCTTAAAGGCAGTAGCCACCGCAAGGCCCGATATGCTCATGATTAAACTTAAAATACTGTGCCTGTTCCTGTAAAACAAAAGGGCAAAATATGCCCCTGAAAATACCAGAATTCCTCCGTATATCATCATAAGGGAAATAACATTGCCGTCAAGGTTATTAAACAGCTGCCGGAATTTCAACAGTACACCGTAGGGCGCAAATAACGAAAAAATAATTAAATAAAGACCCGTCCCGGGAACAATTTTCAGTGTGTCAAACCAGTGTACGCAATTTTCGGGAATCAGCATCCCCATTAAAATTGCGGATGTGAAAATGATCAACGCCAAAAGTTCGGAAACTTTTCCAAAACCGTCTATAAAATCCGCCATTGCCAGTGAACCCGTTAATTTATAGGCTGTCACGCCAGCGGCCAGAAAAAGCGTAAGTGCCGCCTGCTGAAAATAAATAACCGTACGCGGAATGTTGTTTTCATTCCGGGAATCGCGAAAGCCTTTTAAAAATATATACGCCGATATAAACTGCCATTGCCAGAACAGAAACAAGCCTGTCATGCTGCTGGATGAAATAAGCCCTGCAAAAGAAGAAAGCAGAAGGGCAAATCCCATGGTAAAATATCTGAGTTTATCGGGTAAACCTTTATAATGCTTTTTCAGTAAATAAATTATAAATGGAATAAAAAACAAAACAATAACAGCACCAAAAAGTAACAAATATTTCTCTTTTATATTCAGGTATAAAAAACTTGCAGGCTCATCAGGCAGTAAAATAACTTCGAATAAAATGAGGATTAACGCCTGAACAGCGGCAAACACCGATATAATAAACTGCCTGTCCTTTATTGAGCGTAAAAAAATAACAATAACGGTGGCAACCGAAATAATTCTCCATATGACCGCGGGTACTGTGAAGTTTACCGAACCGGGAACCGCTAATGTTAAAATGGCACACAGCAAAAACAGAAGACCCGATATTGCCGTTACCAGATATATGCTTTTTTCCCTTTCCAAAAAAATTGTAACGAAAAACATAATCAGCGGCACAATAACCGGACACAGCACCAGTAAATCCATAACTTGTCCTCCAGCATAATTTATCTTTAATTAGTATATTAATTTTTGTATAATTCCACAAGGACTATTTATCATAGGAAATAATACCTGCTTCGGCTCTTTTCTCGGCTGCCTTGAAAACTATCAGTGCGGCGGCAATAGCGGCGTTAAGCGAGTTAATTTTCCCGAACATCGGGATTCTGATAAGCACATCACAGTTTTCCCGTACCAGTCGGCTTATTCCTTCCCCTTCACTGCCGATTACAATCGCCAGAGGACTTTTATAATCATATTCGCTATAATCGGTTTCACCGTGCATATCGGCTCCGGCAATCCAGAGCCCTGCTTCTTTTAAATCCTGTATTGTTCTTGTAAGATTTGTAACCCTTGCAATAGGGATATATTCCGCGGCGCCGGCCGCAACTTTTGCCACAACGGGGGTAAGCGCAGCCGCTCTTCTTTTGGGCAGAATAATCCCGTGCACTCCCGCGCACTCCGCGGTTCTGACAATGGAACCAAGATTATTCGGATCGGTTATTCCGTCAAGTATTAATATCAGCGGGGGCTGATTAAGGTTTCTGGCTTTTTCCAGTATATCCTCAACGTCGGCATACGAATAGGGAGCCACATCGGCAATTACTCCCTGGTGGTTTCTGGTTTCCGATAACTGATCCAGCCTGGATTTTTCCACGTATGATACAACAATCCCCTTACCTCTTGCAACGGCATAAATCTTTTCCAGAACGGGATCCTTTGAACCTTTTTCGATATAAATCCTGTTTATCGTGCGATCTGCCTTAAGCGCCTCAAGCACCGGGTTTTTCCCTTCGATTTTTCCGGTCTCTTCATGCTGCTCACCGGTGTTTTCGCGGTAATATTTCCCGTCCTCATTCTTCCTTTTCCCCATTGTGTTTTTCTCCTTCCTGCTCATTTTCAATTATTTCAGCGGCCATATTCAGAATCTCTTCAAGGCGTTCATTCATACCAAGGAGATACAAATATCCCAGAACCGCTTCAAAGGCGGTGGCCCTGCGGTAATCCAAAACGTCCGCGTGCTTGGGTATTGTGGCCGATTTGGTATTTCTCCCCCTTCTTAATATGTTTTTTTCTTCATCATTAAGCTTGTCCTGCAGTTTGCTCACAATTTTGCTCTGCGCCGAGGCTTTGACGTAATTTATGGCTTTGACATGCATCATGTGCGCCGATTCATTTTTTTTCATTACAAGGCGGCTTCTTATAAAAAGGTTAAACACCGCATCTCCGACAAATGCCAGAACAAGCGGCGAAAGCCGGTTAACATACTGTATATCAGGTTTTTCAGTTTTCATAAAATCAACCCTCGTTCTTTATTATATCCATAAAAAATAAAACACAATTCAGACCCCGTTAAATTGTGGAATTAAATCAGATTATGCCATCCCTGACAACTCCGCAAATTTACAATACAATTCTACAGTAATGCGTATAATCTATCAACAACCGATTAACGCGCCAAATAAGCGGACTTTTTTAATAAATCTAAAAATTGAACAAACATTTTGTCGGTAATTTTTTTAAATTAGTTGAATTTGTCACTTGTTCGCGCCGAAATAAAATCACTATAATTAATAGCGTACACTGATACTTTTAACATACTTTTACCTCCTTTCTTTTATGACTATATATATAAAACATTTTTTGGCGAACGGAGCTTAAGCTCCTGTTTTTTTTCCTTTTTCCGGCATTTATGATACTCCCGCTGCCGCTTGGATTTTACCCCTTTATTCCAAAATAGGACATAATCCCAAATTTTTTCTACAATATTGTTTTATCCGTCTAAGGGCTGTCTGTTTTCTCACACCGCATTCCCGGTCATTTTCTGCGTAATTTATATTTCACCGCTTAATTGAAATACTAACAAACAAAAGAGGAATTGCACCTTAAGCAAATAAGAGGATGTTGTTTTTGATGGGCGTTGAGATAAAAACTTTCAGTCCTGCGTGTTTACCGCCAGCTCCTTATACTGAGAAGGCAAAATTGCAGGTTAATTTTTTCCGCAAACAGGGTATATAAATATTAACAATCCCGAGTGTAAATGATTACCGGTACAAAGGGGGGATTATTATAAACAGCGTTATGGAAATTACCGAAAAAGAGTTTGAAACTGCAGTACTGAGCTGTAATCTGCCCGCAGCGGCTATTTTTTACAGCGACGGTTGTCCCGCAATCAGTTCGGTAATGCCTGTTTTTGAAAATATATCCGCCATGTTTTCCGATAAAATGCGGTTTGTCAAGGTCAATAAGGATGCAAATCCCGGACTTGCAAGAAAATATAATGCAGAGCACGGTTCAACAATAGTGTTTTTCAGAGACGGGAAAAATTTCGGCAAAACCATTTCAGGCTACACCGATGAAACTGAATTAAAACGCGCTATCGAAGACGTCCTGTCCAATAAATGCGAATACCTTGAACGTGATAAAACCTCCTGCGATGTCTTGATTCTGGGCGGAGGCCCCGCAGGGCTTACCGCGGCAATATACGCAGCCCGTGCCAGACTTTACACCGTCATTGTTGATGAAAACACGGTCGGCGGCCAGGTCGCCACCACTTACCAGGTTGCCAACTATCCGGGAACAAACGGGGTTATCAGCGGCATTGACCTGGTTAACAATATGAAAAAACAGGCACTGGATTTCGGAGCCCGGATTGATGACTTGCAGGATATATTAAAAATCGACCTTACAGGGGAAATAAAAAAACTTAAAACCAAAAAGACGGATTATTACGCCCGCGCTGTTATAATAGCCACAGGAGCGACACCGCGTAAATTGGGAATTGAGGGCGAAGAAAAATTTACCGGGAAAGGTGTACACTACTGTGCAACCTGTGACGGCGCCCTTTATTATGATGCCAATGTGATAGTCGTAGGCGGCGGGGATGCGGCCGTCGAGGAAGCGGTATTCCTTACGCGGTTTGCCAAAAAGGTGACTGTCGTACACAGAAGGGATCACTTTACCGCTGTAAAATCGGCACAGGATGAGCTTTTTAAAAATCCTGCCATTGAGGTGTTGTTCAATACCGAAGTAAAGGCTATACATGGAACCGATTTTGTTACCGGGGTTACATTGTTTAACAATAAAACCAACAGCAGTTATGAGATGCCGATTGACGGAATTTTCATATATATCGGCAATGAACCGAAAAGCCAGATGTTTAAAGGCCTGCTCGAGACCGATGAGCGCGGCTACATTATGACCGACGAGAACATGCAAACATCGGTTAAAGGGGTTTTTGCCGCCGGTGACGTCAGGAAAAAGGAAGTTCGTCAGATTACAACCGCGGTCGGAGACGGTACGGTTGCCGCCATAATGGCCGGACGTTATCTGGCTGCGAATGGTAATTGACATAAATATACAGAATTTTGGCCAATATAAACTGAAAGGAGTGTTGATAAATGAAAGTTACTGTTTATTCCACGCCCACATGTCCGTACTGCGTAATGGCAAAAAATTATCTTGCGGAAAGAAATATACCTTTTGAAGATATCGATGTATCCGCTGATCCTGCGAAAGCAATGGAAATGATAAAGAAATCAGGCCAAAGGGGTGTGCCGGTTATAGATATCAACGGAAATATAGTAATCGGTTTTGACAGGGAAAGAATTGACGAGTTGCTTAATCAATAAGCGGCCGCGGATTCTTCCCTCCGGAGAGCTGTCTCAGCTATTGCTGAGGCAGCTCTTTTTTATGGTTCTCCGGCTATTGCCTGGCCTAATTTAAGTAAAATGAGTTCATATAAATTTACCGACAGATGTTTATGCTTGATTGTCTTCTTTTCAGGTTTGTGTCTGGAACAACTTTAAACCTTACTGTACTTTTTCACCTCATGTTTACACTCAAGTCGCTTTTTTCTCATTATTAATTGAAATGCAAATCCAAAAAATTTAAAGGGGTGTTATTATGGGTGGAATTGATTTTAGTAAGGGACAAAGTTATGACGGCACAATTATCGACGGAGGTTTCATCTATGCAAATGGACCGGAGAATATATGCAACAACTTAATAAACACAGACGCAAAGGGTAAATGCTATGTTGCAATTCCTCTTCAGAGTGGAAAAACCTATGAAGCAGAGTTTTATAAATGGAATTATTCCAGTAAAACAATCCGCATCGGTATTGGCATTAAAAACGACTCCACAACACAGCAGGGCTCAGTTACCATTTTAAAATCAGCAATAATGTCCGGATATGTAAATGAATCTAATCCAAGCCAGTATATCGGAGCAGACATGTGTCTTTCCTTTATGCAAAGCTCATTATCAACTAATGTTACAATACCTGTCGGAACTTCCGGAAACCCAACTCAAGGTTTTAAGGCTTTAATATCACAAGCTGTATCCGGTTGCAAAGTTATAAATGGGCGTGTAAGATTTAGAGTAAATTCAGGAAATTTGCTTAAATGTAAAATATTTTTTGTAGAAGATGGCTCTGACTGGGAAAAAAGAGCCGGTTTGACAAGTCTAATTAGCATTAATGATTTAAATCTCTATGATGAAGCTTTCGAGGTTCCAAAAACTTATTATGAACAAGGCGGTTCTACCGGGCTTTATAAATACATTCAAAGATATGGCCCGATAGGAACAGAGCCCCAAATATTTGCATTGGGTAATGGCGCAGGAAAAGTAGTAACGGATAAATACAATACCGATGAATTTGAGGAACCAGAATATACGCTACCATTTGAAAGAAAAGGAAATATGGCTAACTGGGGTATTGTGTACACATTTTACGGCACAAATCCCAATGCTAAAAAAGTTAAATTAACTCCGCTTGGTAAAAAGTTACCGGCGGTATATGTAGTTAAGGAAAATGGTATATGGAAAAAAGTAACCGCAACACAACTTTCGCCTGCAACCCTTACTTTAACGGGTGGGACAACATTCTGGTTCATTTTACCTGGAGGAAACGGCGGAGAAGTGAAGATTCAATACGTAGAATAATCTTATGAGTAAGTGGAAGCAAGAATTGAAAACCCATATATCAATTTATCTAATGTCAGAAAAGGGCTATCTAAGGTTGAGATAGCTCTTTTTATGTACAGCATTAATACCAACCAAATACAACTGTTGAAACAGAATTATATATAAAACCAAAGTTGTATTATTTCCTGGAGTTTTTTGAATGCAGTGCATATTTTAAATTAAAATTTATTTTGACATCTTTACCTGCAATTCTTTTATTTCAAAACATCAGCCATAAAAAATATAAAACTATTTTTACTTATTTGAGCGGAAATGGAATTACTTGCGAAATTATTCTGATTGCTATAATATAAATAGAGTTATATGAAGCCTGAAAGGAGATTTATGATGGATTTAAATGCTGCTGTAATACGAAGGATAGTTTTCCCCCTTATGCACATTGTAAAAGGTAACAACATTGCGGAATACTTAGTATCCTTGCAGCAGAGCCAGTATTTTTCAAAAGAAGAGCTTCATAAC from Thermoclostridium stercorarium subsp. stercorarium DSM 8532 harbors:
- a CDS encoding Ni,Fe-hydrogenase III large subunit codes for the protein MKRSWNEKQGRAFMGKMFGYKLMGYRLVFIKSACDDGYVKLQYMLEKDGYIETVETDLPENGTFPSITGVFPEGAQMEREIAGTYPVMFVSHNKEHEKNDGLSFEWGPFHPLLQEPVLFRFSLKDDVIDKVCIETGYNYRGIERLCIGEKIPNVLDMLERISSVNGFSIGLAFLHAVEAINEIAVPPKANLLRLILNEMSFLRANLYSLSHITKCLGLLSDSSEIFKLISLYNEAALLITNDPQLKGILVPGGLSIDTGIETLVRVNVILQEMVGVLSAMRDRWNNTQSITERMKATGKIDKNTAARMTGRAARAAGLREDVRKLSRLPYHVLSYKIPTAGESNSFTRTMLIFEDILLSLSLIDQTVEIMHEGDIRTSDRPRLKSNGEILVREPEAFGELVIHVSLDEELVTNIKIRNSSTINFPFLDGILKGTELNDVPLVIASLDLDFSAMEK
- a CDS encoding NADH-quinone oxidoreductase subunit B family protein, translating into MKWFKKFRTRSISVFIVQAGGCRDCNFQFSMALCGNGEIRGITVTDNPKHADCMLICGCINEKSRKKILEVYEKIPSPKAVIAVGACTCSGGLFRKENNGLYTAEEVLPVNSWIRGCTPGANEMLEAVVRALENAGEADYHWGKGRNAV
- a CDS encoding NADH-quinone oxidoreductase subunit H, with the protein product MAVSGYNFLFVVSVLSMMDLLVITGAFSSNDFSGRVSAKRGLSRFIIWLFASIVSSATIYKVCRTLKLSEISRLSESNCIIIDLPFTFVSLFIILLMKGNLMHFDFGLSGTEMSVFGDALYSPYSGWSLAVIQMAQWIEMGVWIKILSYFLPVVKSVSYLIISVLYLAFMLLDRFISTVEWKKAARLSWGWAAGMSLINFIYVFYF
- the rlmB gene encoding 23S rRNA (guanosine(2251)-2'-O)-methyltransferase RlmB yields the protein MGKRKNEDGKYYRENTGEQHEETGKIEGKNPVLEALKADRTINRIYIEKGSKDPVLEKIYAVARGKGIVVSYVEKSRLDQLSETRNHQGVIADVAPYSYADVEDILEKARNLNQPPLILILDGITDPNNLGSIVRTAECAGVHGIILPKRRAAALTPVVAKVAAGAAEYIPIARVTNLTRTIQDLKEAGLWIAGADMHGETDYSEYDYKSPLAIVIGSEGEGISRLVRENCDVLIRIPMFGKINSLNAAIAAALIVFKAAEKRAEAGIISYDK
- a CDS encoding Mini-ribonuclease 3, producing MKTEKPDIQYVNRLSPLVLAFVGDAVFNLFIRSRLVMKKNESAHMMHVKAINYVKASAQSKIVSKLQDKLNDEEKNILRRGRNTKSATIPKHADVLDYRRATAFEAVLGYLYLLGMNERLEEILNMAAEIIENEQEGEKHNGEKEE
- the trxB gene encoding thioredoxin-disulfide reductase; protein product: MEITEKEFETAVLSCNLPAAAIFYSDGCPAISSVMPVFENISAMFSDKMRFVKVNKDANPGLARKYNAEHGSTIVFFRDGKNFGKTISGYTDETELKRAIEDVLSNKCEYLERDKTSCDVLILGGGPAGLTAAIYAARARLYTVIVDENTVGGQVATTYQVANYPGTNGVISGIDLVNNMKKQALDFGARIDDLQDILKIDLTGEIKKLKTKKTDYYARAVIIATGATPRKLGIEGEEKFTGKGVHYCATCDGALYYDANVIVVGGGDAAVEEAVFLTRFAKKVTVVHRRDHFTAVKSAQDELFKNPAIEVLFNTEVKAIHGTDFVTGVTLFNNKTNSSYEMPIDGIFIYIGNEPKSQMFKGLLETDERGYIMTDENMQTSVKGVFAAGDVRKKEVRQITTAVGDGTVAAIMAGRYLAANGN
- a CDS encoding glutaredoxin family protein, whose amino-acid sequence is MKVTVYSTPTCPYCVMAKNYLAERNIPFEDIDVSADPAKAMEMIKKSGQRGVPVIDINGNIVIGFDRERIDELLNQ